In Pedobacter sp. W3I1, one DNA window encodes the following:
- a CDS encoding exopolyphosphatase, which yields MRIAVIDLGTNTFHLLIAEAKTNQLEILYKTNIPVKLGEGRINDNIIIPVAFERGINCLKGFSQTIAEYQVDKVRATATSAVRSAENGKNFVDVVKEKTGISIETISGDEEAELIYQGVKLSGAITALSLIMDIGGGSVEFILCDPEKLIWKKSYNIGAARLMQQFFKSDPIADEEKNAILFHIQNQLTDLFDICEKYQPEILIGSAGAFETFAELMIRKNNLKTDINTTKTFAFNFDDYIATSIKLLNATHKERAEMPGIIPLRVDMIVIAALITNYVLGRTKINRLTLSTYDLKMGVLASQI from the coding sequence ATGCGCATTGCAGTTATCGACCTCGGCACAAACACTTTCCACTTGCTCATCGCTGAAGCAAAAACAAACCAGTTGGAGATTTTATACAAAACTAATATTCCGGTTAAACTCGGTGAAGGAAGAATTAACGACAACATCATTATCCCGGTAGCCTTTGAAAGAGGTATAAATTGTCTTAAAGGTTTTAGTCAAACTATTGCCGAATACCAGGTTGATAAGGTAAGGGCAACCGCTACTTCAGCCGTTAGAAGTGCTGAAAACGGGAAAAATTTCGTAGATGTGGTAAAAGAAAAAACTGGAATAAGCATCGAAACGATTAGCGGCGATGAAGAAGCTGAATTAATTTACCAAGGCGTAAAACTGAGCGGGGCGATAACAGCGCTATCCTTGATTATGGATATTGGAGGTGGCAGTGTAGAATTTATCCTTTGTGATCCTGAAAAACTGATCTGGAAGAAAAGTTATAACATTGGCGCAGCACGTTTAATGCAACAATTTTTCAAATCAGATCCCATAGCCGACGAAGAGAAGAATGCCATTTTATTTCACATTCAAAATCAACTGACCGATCTTTTCGATATCTGCGAAAAATACCAGCCTGAAATTTTAATTGGATCTGCCGGAGCATTCGAAACATTTGCTGAACTCATGATCAGAAAAAACAATCTGAAAACAGATATCAATACGACTAAAACCTTCGCATTCAATTTCGACGACTATATTGCAACTTCGATCAAACTACTCAATGCTACGCATAAAGAACGTGCCGAAATGCCAGGCATCATCCCTTTAAGGGTTGATATGATTGTAATTGCTGCTTTAATTACCAACTATGTTTTAGGCAGAACTAAAATAAATCGGCTAACACTTTCTACCTACGATTTAAAAATGGGTGTTTTAGCCAGCCAGATATAA
- a CDS encoding nucleoside triphosphate pyrophosphatase, whose protein sequence is MPANFPPIILASKSPRRQELLTLMGLNFKVELKDIDESYPSDLSPAEIAVYISEQKANAFTANGEIVITADTIVALNGEILGKPEDRAHAQEMLKKLSGSRHEVFTGVTLVKGNKTHSFYDRTEVYCKSVTADEIDFYIDNYKPFDKAGSYGVQDWWGIVVVQRIEGSYTNVMGLPTEKLYNELLKFI, encoded by the coding sequence ATGCCTGCCAATTTCCCACCCATTATTTTAGCATCAAAATCGCCACGCCGACAAGAACTCCTGACCCTCATGGGCTTAAACTTTAAAGTCGAACTGAAAGATATAGATGAAAGTTATCCTTCAGATTTAAGTCCCGCTGAAATTGCCGTTTACATTTCAGAACAGAAGGCTAATGCATTTACCGCTAATGGTGAAATAGTGATTACAGCTGATACCATTGTTGCCTTAAACGGCGAAATTTTAGGTAAACCTGAAGATAGGGCGCATGCACAAGAAATGTTAAAAAAGTTATCTGGGAGCAGACATGAAGTTTTTACTGGTGTAACGCTTGTTAAAGGCAATAAAACTCATTCGTTTTACGACAGGACGGAAGTTTACTGTAAATCTGTTACCGCCGATGAAATCGACTTCTACATTGATAATTATAAACCCTTTGATAAGGCCGGAAGTTATGGTGTGCAAGATTGGTGGGGTATTGTAGTGGTACAGCGCATAGAAGGCTCTTATACAAACGTAATGGGCCTGCCAACAGAAAAACTTTATAACGAACTGTTGAAATTTATTTAA
- a CDS encoding Spy/CpxP family protein refolding chaperone: MKKLMMICGLMLGIAGFANAQQGGGQGRMMMKPEERVKQLDEKLKLSDDQKTKLTTVFTEQAETMKKMREEMQGGDRDAMREKMQKMRAENDAKVTAVLTDDQKKTYETWQKEQRAEMEKRRQGGGNN; encoded by the coding sequence ATGAAAAAATTAATGATGATTTGCGGATTAATGCTAGGTATAGCTGGTTTCGCTAACGCGCAGCAAGGTGGTGGACAAGGCAGAATGATGATGAAACCTGAAGAAAGAGTAAAACAGTTAGACGAAAAATTAAAGTTATCTGATGATCAGAAAACAAAGTTAACCACTGTTTTTACTGAGCAGGCAGAAACCATGAAAAAAATGCGCGAAGAAATGCAAGGTGGTGATAGAGATGCGATGAGAGAGAAAATGCAAAAAATGCGTGCTGAGAATGATGCAAAAGTGACTGCAGTATTAACAGACGATCAGAAAAAAACTTACGAAACCTGGCAAAAAGAGCAGCGTGCCGAAATGGAAAAACGTAGACAAGGTGGTGGAAATAACTAA
- a CDS encoding universal stress protein, translating into MSTYLVPVDFSKTADHAAKYAARLSFAMTNSKIILLNAYYVSEYESILPTPDMLITTDAHIAEEIKKRLEALEKLKLKVLEINSNVEIEISLTRKTLLRSIIDRVNREEIELIIIGSNGKKGER; encoded by the coding sequence ATGAGCACATACCTCGTACCAGTAGATTTTTCAAAAACAGCAGATCATGCTGCCAAATATGCCGCCAGGTTGAGTTTTGCAATGACCAACTCAAAAATTATCCTGCTTAATGCCTATTACGTTTCAGAATATGAAAGTATTCTTCCAACCCCTGATATGCTCATCACCACAGATGCACATATTGCTGAAGAAATTAAGAAGAGGCTCGAAGCGCTGGAAAAACTCAAGTTAAAAGTGTTGGAGATTAATTCCAATGTAGAAATCGAGATCTCATTAACAAGAAAAACACTTTTACGGTCCATCATCGATCGGGTAAACAGAGAGGAGATTGAGCTCATTATTATTGGTAGTAACGGTAAAAAGGGCGAAAGATGA
- a CDS encoding HAD family hydrolase: MFLQKLKEISTFIFDVDGVLTDGSVQVTDNGQSLRTFNIKDGYAMQLAAKRGYNVCIISGGDGIAMGKRFFNLGVTDVFLGAGDKVAIFNQYLQDKNIAAGEVLYMGDDIPDLKVMKLVGLPTCPADAVEEIKAISTFVSPYNGGKTAVRDIIEKVMKVQGRWHDEYPNASDSGK; this comes from the coding sequence ATGTTTCTTCAAAAACTAAAAGAGATTAGCACTTTCATTTTCGATGTGGATGGTGTGCTTACGGATGGATCGGTTCAGGTAACTGATAATGGCCAGTCGTTGCGCACTTTTAACATAAAAGATGGCTATGCCATGCAGTTGGCTGCTAAAAGAGGGTATAACGTCTGTATTATATCTGGTGGAGATGGTATTGCCATGGGAAAACGTTTTTTTAATCTGGGGGTAACCGATGTGTTTCTCGGGGCAGGTGATAAGGTGGCCATTTTTAATCAATATCTTCAGGATAAAAACATTGCTGCAGGAGAAGTGCTTTATATGGGTGATGATATCCCTGATTTAAAAGTAATGAAACTCGTTGGGCTTCCAACCTGCCCGGCCGATGCTGTAGAAGAAATAAAAGCGATATCAACATTTGTCTCTCCCTACAATGGTGGTAAAACTGCTGTTCGCGATATTATCGAAAAGGTAATGAAAGTGCAAGGGAGATGGCATGATGAATATCCAAACGCTTCCGATTCCGGAAAATAG
- the iscX gene encoding Fe-S cluster assembly protein IscX has product MNNDKFALPFYWNDYEDIAMSLYEKFGDDFTEAKIYRIRFTELLEWVLELPNFKGTREESSEGHLEQIQSAWVYEWRDNQ; this is encoded by the coding sequence ATGAATAACGATAAATTTGCTTTACCTTTTTACTGGAACGATTATGAGGATATTGCAATGTCTTTATATGAGAAATTTGGTGATGATTTTACAGAAGCCAAAATCTACCGTATCCGCTTTACAGAACTTTTAGAATGGGTTTTAGAGTTGCCAAACTTTAAAGGAACCCGTGAAGAAAGCAGCGAAGGCCATTTAGAGCAAATTCAATCTGCCTGGGTTTACGAGTGGAGAGATAACCAATAA
- a CDS encoding 2Fe-2S iron-sulfur cluster-binding protein encodes MSIFKLKINFEEADHESIELPIAAGESVLDVCLDNGIELQHNCGGVCGCSTCHVYVTKGMDNIEEISDKEEDFIDRAVRPKITSRLGCQCVVINGDIEVTIPDQSDFMGH; translated from the coding sequence ATGAGCATTTTTAAACTAAAAATAAATTTTGAAGAAGCAGATCACGAATCTATTGAATTACCAATAGCAGCTGGCGAATCTGTTTTAGATGTTTGCCTGGATAACGGGATCGAATTACAGCACAACTGTGGTGGTGTTTGTGGCTGCAGTACCTGCCATGTATACGTAACAAAGGGCATGGATAACATCGAAGAGATTTCTGATAAGGAAGAAGACTTTATTGATAGAGCTGTTCGCCCGAAAATTACTTCCCGTCTGGGCTGCCAATGTGTAGTGATTAATGGTGATATCGAAGTTACCATTCCAGATCAGTCAGACTTTATGGGACACTAG
- a CDS encoding Rossmann-like and DUF2520 domain-containing protein: MKIVLLGSGNVATHLAKALKVKGEDVVQVYSPNLNHANLLAHLIAAEAINDLNEVKQDADLYIISVKDDAIETVAQSLKQVTGLVVHTSGTTDISVLSAQVKKAGVFYPLQTFSKSKEVSFENIPLCIEANGESELTILNKLAAKISRQVYQLDGGKRKVLHLAAVFACNFPNHLYALANKILNQNGLDFEIIRPLIAETADKVMSNLPENVQTGPAVRADESTLNKHLSMLTDMPELQNIYLTLSDSIKLTLK; the protein is encoded by the coding sequence ATGAAGATTGTTTTATTAGGTTCGGGGAATGTTGCCACACACTTAGCAAAAGCATTAAAAGTGAAAGGTGAAGATGTGGTGCAGGTGTATAGCCCAAATCTTAATCATGCAAACTTATTGGCTCATTTAATAGCAGCTGAAGCTATAAACGATTTAAATGAGGTTAAACAAGATGCTGATTTATACATTATCTCGGTAAAAGACGATGCCATTGAAACCGTAGCCCAATCATTAAAACAAGTAACGGGTTTGGTGGTGCACACCTCAGGAACTACCGACATTAGTGTTTTATCTGCACAGGTGAAAAAAGCAGGTGTTTTTTATCCCTTGCAAACTTTTTCGAAGAGTAAAGAGGTTTCATTTGAAAATATCCCACTTTGTATCGAGGCGAACGGTGAAAGTGAATTGACAATTTTAAATAAACTGGCTGCAAAAATTAGCCGTCAGGTATACCAGTTAGATGGCGGGAAAAGAAAAGTATTACACCTTGCAGCTGTATTTGCCTGTAATTTCCCGAATCACCTGTACGCTTTAGCCAACAAGATTTTAAACCAGAATGGTTTAGATTTCGAAATCATCAGACCATTAATTGCCGAAACAGCCGATAAGGTAATGAGCAATCTACCTGAAAATGTGCAGACTGGGCCAGCAGTTAGGGCCGACGAAAGTACTTTAAATAAACATTTGAGCATGTTAACAGATATGCCCGAATTGCAGAACATTTATCTAACATTGAGCGATAGCATAAAATTAACGCTGAAATAG
- a CDS encoding heme lyase CcmF/NrfE family subunit — MDIQFVGEHLLPGKIGQFFIVLAFSASLLSTISYFFASRDKNFEEKSWRNLGRIGYLVNFASIIGIGAILFYLVLGHYFEYYYVQSHSSKQLPVYYIISAFWEGQEGSFWLWAFWQSFLGALLIWKAKSWESPVMTVVAFSQVFLTSMLLGVEILGERVGSSPFILLRDAMDLKAQAPVVFANPENYKNYLKFITDGKGLNPLLQNYWMVIHPPTLFLGFASMVVPFAYGIAALWQKRYKEWIKPAMPWTLFAVMVLGTGIIMGSFWAYEALNFGGFWAWDPVENASLIPWLTLIGAVHVMIAYKNTGHAYFTAIALVFLSFLLVLYASFLTRSGILGDTSVHSFTDMGMFGHLILYNVVFAVLAIVLIVIRWKELPITTKDEETYSREFWMFIGALVVTIACIQVIFSTSVPVFNKAFGTNFSPPIDAVKYYNQWQAPFAVLITLISGFSQYLKYKRTDPRKFYSSLVSAIIFSIVLTAGLVYVADIYTNTMYILITFSCLFAVLSNAAVLYQAFGGKAKLAGSAIAHIGFAFLILGALISAATNKPLSINANKFIPVKDFEKTEKPGENIMLYKNEPKKMGKYTVTYVADTTVAPNTIYTLNFKVLDKEGKVKEDFNLHPHVQDNEKMGLIASPDTKHYLTYDVYTHITSAAIKKESHDDHEGHSDDENYKAPRIVKVSVGDTIHTSSGIVTVKDLNRKPTAKDLVLGQGDYAVGLPLEINAAGKVYNTEPIFLIKGNNTFDFARKVDELDLKFRFSRVLPDEKKVELQIFEKPQQAKDWVVFKAIEFPFINLYWAGTIVMVVGFLLSIFRRRKEAKAA; from the coding sequence ATGGATATTCAATTTGTAGGCGAACACCTGTTACCAGGTAAAATCGGACAGTTTTTTATTGTTTTGGCATTTAGTGCATCATTACTATCAACAATATCGTATTTTTTTGCCAGTCGCGATAAAAACTTTGAAGAAAAATCCTGGCGGAACTTAGGCCGCATTGGATACCTTGTTAACTTTGCTAGTATTATAGGTATCGGAGCAATTTTATTCTATCTGGTGCTTGGTCATTATTTTGAATACTATTACGTTCAATCTCACTCTTCAAAACAACTTCCAGTATACTACATTATATCTGCCTTTTGGGAAGGACAGGAAGGTAGTTTTTGGCTTTGGGCTTTCTGGCAGTCGTTTTTGGGGGCATTGTTAATCTGGAAAGCTAAATCGTGGGAAAGTCCGGTAATGACTGTTGTGGCTTTCTCGCAAGTGTTTTTAACTTCAATGCTTTTAGGCGTAGAAATTTTAGGCGAGCGTGTTGGAAGTTCTCCTTTCATCCTTTTAAGAGATGCGATGGATTTAAAAGCACAGGCACCTGTGGTTTTTGCAAATCCTGAAAATTATAAAAATTACCTTAAGTTCATCACGGATGGTAAAGGATTAAATCCTTTATTGCAAAATTATTGGATGGTTATCCATCCGCCAACTTTGTTTTTGGGCTTTGCCAGTATGGTTGTGCCATTCGCTTACGGAATTGCGGCTTTATGGCAAAAAAGATATAAGGAATGGATTAAGCCTGCTATGCCCTGGACACTTTTTGCAGTAATGGTTTTGGGTACAGGCATTATTATGGGCTCGTTCTGGGCCTACGAAGCGCTAAACTTTGGCGGTTTCTGGGCCTGGGATCCTGTAGAAAATGCATCATTAATTCCGTGGTTAACCCTAATTGGTGCTGTACACGTCATGATTGCTTATAAGAATACTGGTCATGCTTATTTTACCGCAATTGCTTTAGTATTCTTAAGTTTCTTATTGGTGCTTTATGCCTCGTTTTTAACCCGAAGCGGAATTTTAGGTGATACATCAGTTCACTCCTTTACCGATATGGGCATGTTTGGGCACTTGATTTTATACAATGTTGTTTTCGCTGTTTTAGCGATTGTGCTCATTGTAATAAGATGGAAAGAATTGCCAATTACTACTAAAGATGAAGAAACCTATTCTCGTGAATTCTGGATGTTTATTGGAGCTTTAGTAGTAACTATCGCTTGTATCCAGGTAATATTCTCCACTTCGGTACCTGTATTTAACAAAGCCTTTGGAACTAACTTTTCTCCTCCAATCGATGCGGTAAAATACTACAATCAATGGCAGGCACCTTTCGCGGTATTGATCACCCTAATTTCAGGTTTCTCTCAATATTTAAAATACAAAAGGACCGATCCGCGCAAATTTTATAGCAGTCTGGTATCGGCAATTATTTTCTCCATTGTATTAACAGCGGGTTTGGTATATGTAGCAGATATTTATACCAACACCATGTACATCCTGATTACTTTCAGTTGTTTATTTGCAGTGCTTTCTAACGCGGCAGTGTTATATCAGGCTTTCGGTGGTAAGGCAAAATTGGCCGGATCTGCAATTGCACACATTGGTTTTGCTTTCCTGATCTTGGGTGCATTAATTTCTGCAGCTACCAATAAACCTTTATCCATCAACGCGAATAAATTTATCCCGGTAAAGGATTTCGAAAAAACGGAAAAACCAGGTGAAAACATTATGTTATACAAAAACGAACCTAAGAAAATGGGTAAGTACACCGTAACATATGTAGCCGATACTACAGTAGCACCCAATACCATTTACACCCTTAATTTTAAAGTTTTAGATAAAGAAGGTAAAGTTAAGGAAGATTTTAACTTGCATCCACATGTGCAGGATAATGAAAAGATGGGTTTAATTGCTTCTCCTGACACCAAGCATTATTTAACTTACGATGTTTATACACACATTACCAGCGCTGCTATTAAAAAAGAATCGCACGATGATCATGAAGGTCATTCTGATGATGAAAATTATAAAGCACCGCGTATTGTTAAGGTTTCGGTAGGGGATACCATTCACACCTCAAGTGGCATTGTTACGGTTAAAGATTTAAACAGAAAACCTACTGCAAAAGATTTAGTTTTGGGCCAGGGAGATTATGCGGTTGGTTTACCATTAGAGATTAATGCTGCCGGTAAAGTTTATAACACAGAGCCTATTTTCTTGATTAAAGGAAATAATACTTTCGATTTCGCCCGTAAGGTGGATGAGTTGGATTTGAAATTCCGTTTCTCCAGAGTATTGCCAGATGAGAAAAAAGTGGAGCTCCAGATTTTTGAAAAACCTCAGCAGGCTAAAGACTGGGTAGTTTTTAAAGCGATAGAATTTCCTTTCATCAATTTATATTGGGCAGGTACCATTGTAATGGTTGTTGGTTTCTTACTTTCAATTTTCAGAAGAAGAAAAGAGGCCAAAGCCGCATAG
- a CDS encoding cytochrome c maturation protein CcmE, with protein MKKSAIIGLITIAISVGILFSLNANTDTYSNFKQATLSEKEEHVMGYWVKSMGTYYDAVKDANHFSFHMKDEKGEVREVIYAGTKPQDFEKSEKLVLIGKMNKDKFYASKILMKCPSKYNDNLVEVNKDGKVDTVGKYGEKKYN; from the coding sequence ATGAAGAAAAGTGCAATCATTGGATTAATTACCATCGCAATTTCCGTAGGGATTTTATTTAGCTTAAATGCAAATACCGATACCTATTCTAACTTCAAACAGGCAACCCTTTCTGAGAAAGAGGAGCATGTTATGGGTTATTGGGTAAAATCAATGGGCACTTACTACGATGCCGTAAAAGATGCTAACCATTTTTCATTCCACATGAAAGATGAAAAGGGAGAAGTGAGAGAGGTAATTTACGCTGGTACCAAGCCACAGGATTTCGAAAAATCTGAAAAATTGGTGTTGATCGGCAAGATGAACAAAGACAAGTTTTACGCATCGAAAATTTTAATGAAATGCCCATCTAAATATAACGATAACCTGGTAGAGGTTAATAAAGATGGCAAAGTAGACACCGTAGGGAAGTACGGCGAAAAAAAATATAACTAA
- a CDS encoding CcmD family protein has translation MKKIFFSLILMMTALQLFAQDNGVEMADSLRSSGKIYVVVICIVIILVGLLAYLFSIDKRLKKIEKENHIEK, from the coding sequence ATGAAGAAGATATTTTTCTCCCTGATATTAATGATGACAGCCCTGCAGTTATTTGCCCAGGATAATGGAGTAGAAATGGCTGATAGCCTTCGCAGCAGCGGAAAAATTTACGTTGTGGTAATCTGTATCGTAATTATACTAGTTGGCTTGCTTGCCTATCTTTTCTCTATTGACAAAAGATTGAAGAAAATCGAAAAAGAAAACCATATCGAAAAATAA
- the ccsA gene encoding cytochrome c biogenesis protein CcsA, translating into MNKTWWKILGSVLVIYTAIAGLLLGVPHLAILNETIRNLYFHVPMWFAMIILFSISVFYSVKSLSSKSEIDDIKAVESVNAGIVFGILGLVTGAIWAKYTWGQFWSFDPKQNFAAISILLYFAYLILRNAIDEEQKRAKISAIYNIFAFPMMVVLLFVLPRLKDSLHPGNGGNPGFNSYDLDSRMRMVFYPACLGWILIGYWVYTIRFRIRNIETIMNTPDHDEIKGVRDSFVTAENQSITNENKQQHN; encoded by the coding sequence ATGAATAAAACTTGGTGGAAAATTTTAGGTTCAGTTTTGGTAATTTATACTGCAATAGCGGGTTTGTTACTAGGCGTACCACATCTGGCTATTTTGAACGAAACCATCCGTAATCTGTATTTCCATGTCCCGATGTGGTTTGCCATGATTATTCTTTTTTCGATCTCTGTTTTTTACAGCGTAAAATCATTGAGTAGCAAAAGTGAAATCGACGATATCAAAGCAGTAGAAAGCGTTAATGCAGGGATTGTTTTTGGTATTTTAGGTTTAGTTACCGGTGCCATCTGGGCTAAATATACCTGGGGACAGTTTTGGAGCTTCGATCCTAAACAGAATTTTGCTGCTATTTCAATTTTGCTCTACTTTGCTTACCTCATTCTCCGCAATGCAATAGACGAAGAGCAGAAAAGGGCCAAGATTTCGGCCATTTACAATATTTTTGCTTTCCCAATGATGGTCGTATTACTTTTTGTTTTACCCCGGTTAAAAGATTCGTTGCACCCAGGCAATGGTGGTAATCCTGGTTTTAACAGTTACGATTTAGACAGCCGCATGCGTATGGTATTTTATCCTGCATGTTTAGGCTGGATATTAATCGGTTACTGGGTATACACTATCCGTTTCAGAATACGTAATATTGAAACCATCATGAACACACCCGATCACGATGAGATAAAAGGTGTTCGTGATAGCTTCGTTACCGCTGAAAATCAATCAATAACAAACGAAAACAAACAACAACATAACTAA
- a CDS encoding heme exporter protein CcmB, which produces MQLAKEVKYLIHKEVLLEWRSKYTINGVLLYVVSTIFTCYLSFVSLGDKLTWNALFWIIMLFASINGVSKSFLQETKGQQLYSYILASPAAVLISKTVYNILLMLVLTTIALGFYTLVFDSFTPPDLVMYYIAVVLGSISFSTVFTMVSAIASKAGNGGMLMAILSFPIIIPVLILLIKLAKNAVDGLPWENSYDEIAMLLVVNVLMVATSLLLFPYLWRD; this is translated from the coding sequence ATGCAATTGGCCAAAGAGGTTAAATATTTAATTCACAAGGAAGTATTGTTAGAGTGGCGCTCCAAATATACCATTAACGGTGTATTACTCTATGTGGTTTCTACTATTTTTACCTGTTACCTCTCTTTTGTTAGCCTGGGCGATAAATTAACATGGAATGCCTTATTTTGGATCATCATGCTTTTTGCCTCAATCAATGGTGTATCAAAAAGTTTTTTGCAGGAAACCAAAGGCCAGCAGTTGTATAGTTACATTTTAGCGAGTCCGGCTGCGGTTTTAATTTCTAAAACGGTTTACAACATCCTCCTCATGTTGGTGCTTACTACAATTGCTTTAGGTTTTTATACACTGGTTTTCGATTCTTTTACCCCACCCGATTTAGTAATGTATTACATAGCCGTGGTATTGGGTAGCATCAGTTTTTCTACTGTATTTACAATGGTTTCGGCAATCGCAAGCAAAGCGGGTAATGGTGGAATGTTGATGGCGATTTTAAGCTTTCCAATCATTATTCCGGTGTTGATCTTGTTAATTAAACTGGCCAAAAATGCTGTTGATGGCTTGCCATGGGAGAATAGTTACGATGAAATAGCGATGTTACTGGTGGTAAATGTATTGATGGTGGCAACGTCTTTATTGTTATTTCCTTACCTTTGGAGGGATTAA
- a CDS encoding methylated-DNA--[protein]-cysteine S-methyltransferase, which produces MNYASVIESPVGPITILADDEFVHVITFAEKDITGLSENALTVKVANQLNDYFKGDLKDFDFPIKQKGTEFQQEVWQNLLTIPFGETTSYAKFSAHHPLAIRAIAAANGKNNIAIVVPCHRVIGSNGKLVGYAGGLWRKQWLLQHEREVAQKGQTELKF; this is translated from the coding sequence ATGAACTACGCATCAGTTATAGAATCCCCTGTTGGCCCAATAACCATCTTAGCTGATGACGAATTTGTACATGTAATTACTTTTGCTGAAAAGGATATTACTGGATTATCAGAAAACGCACTTACGGTAAAGGTAGCCAATCAGTTAAATGATTATTTCAAAGGCGATCTAAAGGATTTCGATTTTCCAATAAAGCAAAAAGGAACTGAATTTCAGCAGGAGGTTTGGCAGAATTTATTGACCATACCTTTTGGCGAAACCACTTCGTATGCCAAATTTTCTGCACACCATCCACTAGCGATACGGGCTATTGCTGCTGCAAACGGAAAAAATAATATTGCCATTGTAGTGCCATGTCACCGGGTAATTGGCAGTAACGGTAAACTGGTTGGTTATGCAGGTGGTTTATGGCGTAAGCAATGGCTGCTACAGCATGAACGAGAAGTTGCCCAAAAAGGACAAACAGAATTAAAATTTTAA
- the gldC gene encoding gliding motility protein GldC, with protein MKKAEIKITVELDEGNNPDNILWESTDAGNADKVPAKAMFLSVWDHNYKNTLKIDLWTKDMPVDEMKRFFYETLQTMGDSFLKATNETLIVEDLRDYCAHFADKMGIIEGQ; from the coding sequence ATGAAAAAAGCAGAAATTAAAATAACCGTTGAGTTAGATGAAGGCAATAACCCAGATAATATACTTTGGGAGAGTACAGATGCTGGAAACGCTGATAAAGTACCTGCAAAGGCCATGTTTTTATCGGTTTGGGACCACAATTATAAAAATACATTAAAGATAGATCTTTGGACAAAAGATATGCCCGTTGATGAGATGAAACGTTTTTTCTATGAAACTTTGCAAACCATGGGCGATAGCTTTTTAAAAGCCACAAACGAAACTTTGATTGTTGAAGATTTACGCGATTACTGTGCCCACTTTGCAGATAAGATGGGGATTATTGAGGGACAATAG